The following coding sequences lie in one Flagellimonas eckloniae genomic window:
- the trmD gene encoding tRNA (guanosine(37)-N1)-methyltransferase TrmD has protein sequence MRIDIITVLPELLKSPFEASILKRAIEKKLVEVHFHNLRKYSIGNYKQVDDYQFGGGAGMVLMIEPIDKCISELKKEREYDEIIYMTPDGNTLNQGISNEISLKKNIIILCGHYKGVDQRVRDLFITREISIGDYVLSGGELAAAVFCDSIIRLLPGVLNDETSALTDTFQDNLLAPPVYTRPSDYKGHKVPEVLLSGDFPKIEKWREEQAMERTRQRRPDLLK, from the coding sequence ATGCGAATAGACATTATTACAGTTTTACCCGAATTATTAAAAAGCCCTTTTGAAGCCTCTATTTTAAAACGAGCTATTGAGAAAAAGTTGGTGGAGGTACATTTTCACAACCTCAGAAAATACTCAATCGGTAATTACAAACAAGTTGATGACTATCAATTTGGTGGTGGAGCTGGAATGGTTTTAATGATAGAACCCATAGATAAGTGTATTTCAGAGCTCAAAAAAGAAAGGGAGTATGATGAAATCATTTACATGACTCCAGATGGCAATACCCTGAATCAGGGTATTTCAAATGAAATTTCCCTAAAAAAGAACATTATTATACTTTGTGGGCATTACAAAGGAGTAGACCAAAGAGTGCGCGATCTGTTCATAACGCGAGAAATATCCATTGGTGACTATGTACTTTCAGGAGGTGAATTGGCGGCAGCAGTTTTCTGTGATTCCATTATAAGGCTTCTTCCAGGGGTTTTAAATGACGAAACATCGGCACTGACAGATACTTTTCAAGATAACCTATTGGCACCACCGGTATACACGAGACCCTCAGATTACAAAGGGCATAAAGTGCCAGAGGTTTTGTTAAGCGGGGACTTTCCAAAAATTGAAAAATGGCGTGAAGAACAAGCAATGGAGCGAACGCGTCAAAGAAGACCTGATTTACTGAAATAA
- a CDS encoding GNAT family N-acetyltransferase yields the protein MEIKNVTPSDIELVLPLFDAYRMFYEQSSDIEACRRFLKERFLNNETVVFLALENDKPVGFTQLYKTFSSVSLQPFYVLNDLFVVPQFRKKGVGEALLKHAKTFCKKQGFKGLALETAKDNPAQKLYERLDWEKDEAYFHYFWKNS from the coding sequence ATGGAAATTAAAAATGTAACCCCTTCAGATATAGAACTTGTTCTTCCGCTATTTGATGCATATCGAATGTTCTATGAACAATCATCAGACATAGAAGCTTGCAGGCGTTTCTTAAAAGAGCGTTTCTTAAACAATGAGACTGTAGTTTTCTTAGCATTGGAAAATGACAAACCAGTTGGATTTACACAGCTTTACAAAACATTTTCTTCTGTATCATTACAACCATTTTATGTGCTGAATGATTTATTTGTTGTCCCACAATTTCGAAAAAAAGGAGTGGGAGAAGCATTATTAAAGCATGCAAAAACGTTTTGCAAAAAACAAGGTTTCAAAGGACTGGCACTCGAGACAGCAAAAGACAACCCAGCCCAAAAACTCTATGAGCGATTGGATTGGGAGAAAGATGAAGCATATTTTCACTACTTCTGGAAGAATTCCTAG
- a CDS encoding outer membrane beta-barrel family protein, with the protein MDKRKLTFIPLFLICFFVKAQEINGEIVDSNGQGLAFANVLLQTASDSTLVKGAITNDTGTFTFESVASGNYIITASMVGFSTKTTDAFSYQQNSMFTIPTLTLTEGVELDEVVVQTTKPIFVQKIDRMVINVENSIVSAGSSALEVLERSPGVIVDRQNSAISLAGKNGVVVMIDGKISYMPQESIVQLLEGMSSDNIQSIELITTPPANFDAEGNAGFINIVLKKRTDLGLNGTYSVSGGIGNGETTSDNISFNFRKNKINLFGNYSFLIDTQGQQFDFSRIFTNEQDNTINLATVSDRDPRQRNHNIRLGMDYQATDKTVIGILVGAYDNKWTMDAVNDSRETENGVPFSFVQLLNTERNQWQHFNSNVNLKHNFKDDEFISVDLDYLHYYDENPTDYTNSFFDGDNNFLREELTLSDKTTPINIAVGKADYSNQLNENLKLETGIKAVISDFENDVSVATFDGQNFIEDPTLTNKSVLNEHILAAYTSVDYKLKEKTSMKLGLRYEHTDSELDTETEGRVVDRNFGNFFPSIFVSHSVSDTLSFNLSYSKRITRPTFNNLAPFVIFIDPTTFLSGNSALQPATSNSVKFDTNYKSILLSFQYSVEDQPISGFQERFDEATGRLFFEAANNDQTKLFTITLGLPINFTNWWKMQNNFIFINTKVSALLQDSSFNFEQNTFRANSSNSFTITKTFSSEVNLNYFGASLFGIRKFDPVFGMNIGFQKKLGDKWGTLRFAVNDVFDSFEFTGRTQIPEQNLNTENTFDFSNRTFLLTYSRSFGNDKLKSSRQRGTGSEDERRRVN; encoded by the coding sequence ATGGACAAAAGAAAACTGACTTTTATTCCATTATTTCTGATATGCTTTTTTGTAAAAGCCCAAGAAATAAATGGAGAAATAGTCGATAGTAATGGACAAGGACTTGCCTTTGCCAATGTACTTTTACAAACCGCATCAGATTCCACACTAGTAAAAGGGGCAATTACCAATGATACAGGAACATTTACATTTGAAAGCGTCGCTTCTGGAAATTACATCATAACTGCTAGTATGGTGGGCTTCTCAACAAAAACAACCGATGCTTTTAGCTATCAACAGAATTCAATGTTTACCATTCCCACATTAACATTGACTGAGGGTGTTGAACTGGATGAGGTTGTGGTCCAGACCACAAAGCCCATTTTTGTTCAAAAGATTGACCGAATGGTAATCAATGTTGAAAATAGCATTGTGTCTGCCGGTAGCTCAGCTCTAGAAGTTTTAGAACGTTCCCCTGGAGTGATTGTGGACAGACAGAATAGTGCCATATCCTTGGCAGGGAAAAACGGAGTTGTGGTAATGATTGATGGAAAAATAAGCTACATGCCGCAGGAAAGCATTGTTCAGTTGTTGGAAGGTATGAGCTCTGACAATATTCAAAGTATTGAACTGATTACTACTCCTCCCGCAAATTTTGATGCGGAAGGAAATGCCGGTTTTATAAATATTGTGCTTAAAAAGAGAACAGATTTGGGTTTAAACGGCACCTATTCAGTTTCGGGAGGAATTGGAAACGGTGAAACCACCTCAGATAACATCAGCTTTAATTTTAGAAAAAACAAGATAAATCTTTTTGGCAACTATTCTTTCTTAATAGATACACAAGGACAACAATTCGACTTCTCAAGAATTTTCACAAATGAGCAAGACAATACGATAAATCTGGCTACTGTTTCCGACCGTGATCCAAGACAGCGTAATCATAATATACGGTTGGGAATGGATTATCAAGCCACAGACAAAACTGTCATAGGCATTCTGGTAGGAGCTTATGATAACAAATGGACTATGGATGCAGTGAACGATAGTAGAGAAACCGAAAACGGTGTTCCTTTTTCTTTTGTACAACTTTTGAACACAGAACGAAACCAATGGCAACATTTTAATTCCAACGTCAATCTTAAACATAATTTTAAGGACGATGAGTTCATAAGTGTGGATTTGGACTACTTGCACTATTACGATGAAAACCCTACAGATTACACCAACAGTTTTTTTGATGGGGACAACAATTTTCTTCGAGAAGAACTTACCCTCAGCGATAAAACAACCCCTATTAACATTGCGGTAGGCAAGGCAGATTATAGCAATCAATTAAATGAAAATTTAAAATTGGAAACAGGTATTAAAGCAGTGATATCAGACTTTGAAAATGATGTATCTGTCGCAACTTTTGATGGACAAAACTTTATTGAAGACCCTACCTTGACAAATAAAAGTGTCCTTAACGAGCATATTCTAGCAGCGTATACTTCTGTCGATTATAAACTGAAAGAAAAAACAAGCATGAAACTTGGTCTTCGATATGAGCATACCGACTCTGAGCTGGATACGGAAACCGAAGGCCGAGTTGTGGACCGAAATTTTGGTAACTTTTTTCCGAGCATCTTTGTTTCCCATTCGGTAAGCGATACCCTAAGTTTTAATCTGTCCTATTCTAAACGAATCACCCGACCAACCTTCAATAATTTGGCACCCTTTGTTATTTTTATTGACCCAACTACATTTTTATCAGGTAATTCGGCTTTACAACCAGCCACATCGAACTCAGTAAAATTTGACACCAATTATAAATCCATACTTCTTTCTTTTCAATATTCGGTCGAAGACCAACCCATATCTGGTTTTCAAGAACGTTTTGATGAAGCTACGGGAAGATTGTTTTTTGAGGCTGCCAACAATGATCAAACCAAATTATTTACCATCACATTAGGATTACCCATCAACTTTACCAATTGGTGGAAAATGCAAAACAATTTCATATTTATAAATACCAAGGTAAGCGCTTTACTTCAAGATTCTTCATTTAATTTTGAGCAAAATACCTTCCGGGCAAACAGCTCCAATTCTTTTACCATAACAAAGACTTTTAGTTCAGAGGTAAACCTTAATTATTTTGGAGCCAGTCTTTTTGGCATCCGGAAATTTGATCCAGTTTTTGGAATGAACATTGGTTTTCAGAAAAAACTCGGGGACAAATGGGGAACGCTCAGATTTGCCGTAAACGATGTGTTCGATTCTTTCGAATTTACGGGAAGAACCCAGATACCTGAACAAAACCTAAATACCGAAAACACCTTCGACTTTAGCAATCGTACTTTTCTTCTCACCTATTCCAGAAGTTTTGGAAATGATAAACTAAAATCCTCAAGACAACGAGGAACCGGTTCTGAAGATGAGCGCAGACGGGTGAATTAA
- a CDS encoding glyceraldehyde-3-phosphate dehydrogenase, whose product MGDIKSYEKELAFQADRRKATTEFIKIISDLWYDKAIEVVLFKNQIIDKNVSDIINLHEYAGEFVQKPISIFDSVEILRAINDINLPPAKLDIGKLTYEYHSDDNDHLNVKAFVIEKLTDAQSSQEIKPKDVVLYGFGRIGRLVARELMAKTGRGSQLRLRAIVVRGEISEEILEKRAALLKTDSVHGQFMGTVDVDIKNSALVINGTTVKIITADKPESIDYTKYGIYNALIIDNTGAFRDKASLSRHLEAKGAGKVLLTAPGKEIPNIVHGVNQKEFDPDKTKIYSAASCTTNAITPILKVIEDSLGIKKGHLETIHAYTNDQNLVDNMHKKYRRGRAAALNMVITETGAGAAVAKALPSLKGKLTSNAIRVPVPNGSLAILNLEIKNKTSKESVNTILKKYALEGDLVEQIQYSLSNELVSSDIVGTSAPSIYDSKATLVSADGKSLVLYIWYDNEYGYSHQVIRLAKYIAKVRRYTYY is encoded by the coding sequence ATGGGCGATATCAAGTCTTACGAAAAGGAACTCGCATTCCAAGCAGATAGAAGAAAAGCAACAACTGAATTTATTAAAATTATAAGTGATCTATGGTACGATAAGGCCATTGAAGTGGTCCTTTTCAAAAATCAAATCATAGACAAAAATGTAAGTGATATCATAAACTTACATGAATATGCTGGAGAATTTGTCCAAAAACCAATTTCCATTTTTGATTCTGTTGAAATTCTTAGGGCAATCAATGATATCAACTTACCTCCTGCCAAGCTGGATATTGGAAAGCTTACCTATGAATATCATTCTGATGATAATGACCATCTCAATGTAAAGGCATTCGTAATAGAAAAACTTACAGATGCCCAATCTTCCCAGGAAATCAAGCCAAAAGACGTAGTTCTATATGGTTTTGGTCGTATAGGAAGGTTGGTTGCCCGTGAACTGATGGCAAAAACCGGAAGAGGAAGTCAATTACGCCTAAGAGCCATTGTTGTAAGAGGCGAAATCAGTGAGGAAATACTCGAAAAAAGAGCTGCATTGCTAAAAACTGATTCCGTTCATGGCCAGTTTATGGGCACGGTGGATGTTGATATAAAAAATAGTGCTTTGGTCATCAATGGCACTACCGTGAAAATTATAACTGCGGATAAGCCTGAATCTATAGACTATACAAAGTATGGCATCTATAACGCCTTGATTATTGACAATACTGGTGCTTTCAGGGATAAAGCTTCGCTCTCCCGACATTTGGAAGCTAAAGGGGCCGGCAAGGTTTTACTTACCGCTCCTGGAAAAGAAATCCCTAACATTGTTCATGGGGTAAACCAAAAAGAATTTGATCCAGACAAGACCAAAATCTATTCTGCTGCCTCTTGTACTACAAATGCCATTACCCCAATATTAAAAGTTATTGAAGATTCCCTTGGAATTAAGAAAGGGCATTTGGAAACTATTCATGCATACACCAACGACCAGAATCTTGTGGATAATATGCATAAAAAGTACCGTCGAGGTCGTGCCGCAGCGCTTAACATGGTTATTACCGAAACCGGTGCAGGTGCCGCTGTTGCCAAGGCCCTACCCTCTTTAAAAGGTAAATTGACATCGAATGCAATACGAGTTCCAGTTCCAAACGGCTCGCTTGCCATCTTAAATCTTGAAATAAAGAACAAAACCTCAAAAGAAAGTGTAAACACTATTTTAAAAAAATATGCCCTTGAAGGTGATTTGGTAGAACAGATACAATATTCTCTTAGCAATGAATTGGTATCATCAGATATTGTTGGCACTTCTGCCCCATCCATATATGACAGCAAGGCCACTTTAGTTTCAGCAGATGGAAAAAGTTTGGTCCTATATATATGGTATGATAATGAATATGGTTATTCACATCAAGTTATCCGTCTTGCAAAATACATTGCCAAAGTAAGACGATACACGTATTATTAA
- a CDS encoding S1C family serine protease, whose amino-acid sequence MKRIASLFFVSLFAGAITLGAYKIFFEKDAYKWVVSNEETPFLSTSNLSTSAKGAGINEVDFTIAAEKTVNAVVHVKNLAINKGSSSLSDFFYGFEKKQTPQVGTGSGVIISPDGFIVTNNHVIANASQLEVTLNNNKTYEAEVIGADSDSDIALLKIEVNKPLPYLAFGDSDNSKIGEWVLAVGNPFSLTSTVTAGIVSAKARSLGRNQSFIQTDAAVNPGNSGGALVNTNGDLIGINTAITSQTGSYVGYSFAVPSNIAKKVVEDIMEFGNVQRGLLGISAANTNSREAIELGYDEIEGVVISQVSEDSGAEEAGLKTGDIIKQVDNIRIRKFSELTGYLSSKRPGDMVEVLVDRDGERVSKNVTLKKQQTIILPATGFMVKNLSKEDKKRFGVNSGVKIIDVPEGYSRYDLKDKVIVEVDDNEIKNIDDAKDLFSKISRYGRTSFTMINDKGEKERLILQ is encoded by the coding sequence ATGAAGAGAATAGCCAGTTTATTTTTTGTATCGCTTTTTGCAGGTGCAATTACACTAGGAGCTTATAAAATATTTTTTGAAAAAGATGCTTATAAATGGGTTGTTTCAAATGAGGAAACGCCTTTCTTGAGTACGAGTAACCTATCAACCTCAGCCAAAGGTGCTGGAATCAATGAAGTTGATTTCACCATAGCCGCGGAAAAAACTGTAAACGCTGTGGTACACGTTAAAAATTTAGCCATTAATAAGGGTTCTAGCAGTCTTTCAGATTTCTTTTATGGTTTTGAAAAGAAACAAACTCCACAAGTTGGTACAGGATCGGGCGTTATCATTTCACCGGATGGATTTATAGTCACTAACAACCATGTTATTGCCAATGCAAGCCAGTTAGAGGTTACCTTAAATAATAATAAGACTTATGAAGCAGAGGTTATTGGAGCAGATTCCGACTCCGACATTGCTTTGTTAAAAATAGAGGTCAATAAACCATTGCCCTATTTGGCTTTTGGTGATTCCGACAATTCAAAAATTGGGGAATGGGTCTTAGCTGTAGGGAATCCGTTTAGTCTTACCTCTACAGTAACAGCAGGAATTGTAAGTGCCAAAGCCAGATCTTTGGGAAGAAATCAATCCTTTATTCAAACTGATGCTGCCGTGAACCCTGGAAACAGTGGTGGGGCCTTGGTCAACACCAACGGTGATCTAATTGGCATAAACACTGCAATTACATCGCAGACAGGGTCCTATGTTGGTTATTCTTTTGCTGTTCCAAGCAATATTGCAAAAAAAGTAGTTGAGGATATTATGGAGTTCGGCAATGTACAACGTGGATTGCTTGGAATCTCTGCCGCAAACACAAATTCAAGAGAAGCTATTGAGCTTGGCTATGATGAAATTGAAGGTGTCGTAATCTCTCAGGTATCAGAGGATTCCGGTGCGGAGGAAGCTGGTTTAAAAACAGGCGACATCATCAAACAAGTTGATAACATACGAATCCGCAAGTTTTCAGAACTTACCGGCTATCTTTCTTCTAAAAGACCTGGAGACATGGTCGAAGTTTTGGTGGATCGAGATGGAGAAAGAGTATCTAAGAATGTTACGCTCAAAAAGCAACAAACCATTATTTTACCCGCTACCGGTTTTATGGTAAAGAATCTATCCAAAGAGGATAAAAAGAGATTTGGTGTTAATAGTGGTGTAAAAATCATAGATGTTCCAGAAGGTTACAGCAGATACGATTTAAAAGATAAAGTAATCGTTGAAGTTGATGACAATGAAATCAAGAATATTGATGACGCCAAAGACTTATTTAGTAAAATATCAAGATACGGCAGAACAAGTTTTACCATGATCAATGATAAAGGGGAAAAGGAGCGTTTAATCCTACAATAA
- the dapF gene encoding diaminopimelate epimerase, with protein sequence MILQFFKYQGTGNDFVFIDNRQQTFPKDNTELITKLCDRRFGIGGDGLILLENDSASDFNMDYYNADASQSMCGNGGRCAVAFAKYLGIIENETTFNAIDGLHFATIEGDIVNLKMNDVDEIREKPLYSFLDTGSPHHVQLVEHLEKFNVQKEGAKLRYGLYGESGSNINFVEQSGNGAFNVRTYERGVEDETLSCGTGVTAVALAMHKLGKTTSNSVRINTPGGNLTISFKLKGDTYTNIFLKGPAKQVYKGEVVC encoded by the coding sequence ATGATACTACAGTTTTTCAAATATCAGGGTACGGGAAACGATTTTGTGTTTATAGACAACCGTCAACAAACTTTTCCAAAAGACAACACTGAATTAATCACGAAGTTATGTGACAGAAGATTTGGTATTGGTGGGGATGGACTCATTTTGTTGGAAAATGACAGTGCATCAGATTTTAATATGGATTATTATAATGCTGATGCAAGTCAGAGTATGTGTGGCAATGGGGGCAGATGCGCCGTGGCTTTTGCCAAATATTTGGGAATTATCGAAAACGAAACGACTTTTAACGCGATTGACGGACTACATTTTGCAACTATTGAAGGTGACATTGTCAACCTTAAAATGAACGATGTTGATGAGATAAGAGAAAAACCTTTGTATAGTTTTTTGGATACCGGTTCTCCACATCATGTACAATTGGTGGAACATTTGGAGAAGTTTAATGTACAGAAGGAAGGAGCAAAGCTTAGGTATGGACTTTATGGTGAATCCGGTAGTAACATCAACTTTGTTGAGCAATCTGGTAATGGAGCATTTAATGTCAGAACCTATGAAAGGGGAGTGGAAGATGAAACTTTATCTTGTGGGACAGGTGTTACAGCAGTTGCCTTGGCAATGCATAAATTGGGAAAAACGACTTCAAACAGTGTGAGAATCAATACTCCAGGTGGTAATTTGACCATTAGTTTTAAACTCAAAGGTGATACTTATACCAATATTTTCTTGAAAGGACCGGCAAAACAGGTTTACAAAGGAGAAGTAGTATGTTAA
- a CDS encoding GNAT family N-acetyltransferase yields the protein MLSLKGKQVYLRALEPRDLDFLYELENDTSIWEISGTLKPYSKKVLSLYLENVHRDIYDVKQLRLCICDMQDKCIGLIDLFDFDPKNRRAGIGIVISNSENRNKGLGAEAITLLSNYAFSTLDLHQLYANILSDNSASIHLFEKLGFEKVGLKREWIRTNTGFKDEIMFQKVNRKNVS from the coding sequence ATGTTAAGCTTGAAAGGAAAACAGGTTTATTTGAGGGCTTTGGAACCAAGGGATTTGGATTTTCTTTACGAATTGGAAAATGATACTTCCATTTGGGAAATAAGCGGCACGCTTAAACCCTATTCGAAAAAAGTACTTAGTTTATACTTGGAGAATGTACATCGCGACATATATGATGTAAAGCAATTGCGACTTTGTATTTGCGATATGCAGGACAAGTGCATAGGTTTAATCGATCTTTTTGATTTTGATCCAAAAAATAGACGTGCAGGGATTGGAATTGTTATTTCAAATTCAGAAAACAGAAACAAAGGACTTGGCGCAGAGGCCATAACCTTGCTCAGCAATTATGCATTCTCAACGCTGGACCTCCATCAATTATATGCAAATATTTTATCTGACAATTCAGCCAGTATTCATTTATTTGAAAAACTGGGATTTGAAAAAGTTGGGTTGAAACGAGAATGGATTCGGACCAATACAGGTTTTAAGGATGAGATAATGTTTCAAAAAGTAAATAGAAAAAATGTATCTTAA
- the mltG gene encoding endolytic transglycosylase MltG, protein MYLKKTLWAVAILGLLICGFVAFQIYNAIFSPNTQFNNEQAFVFIPSDASFSEVKKIVEPLLKDVGTFEAVAERKGYVTNIRAGKFPIKKGMNNNDIINSLRSKNTPVRVSFNNQESLQSLAGRISEQIEADSLSLLNAVNDDEFLKQSGFNKDTKLGMYLPNTYEFFWNTNATDFRERMYEEYQKYWTKERLLKAEKLNLTPNKVIALAAIVQKETVKADERPRVAGVYLNRIKKGILLQADPTVIYAIKKETGNYDTIIKRVLYKDLEMDSPYNTYKYSGIPPGPITMPDISSIEAVLNPEKHDYLFFVADVSNFGYHMFAKTLAQHNRNKVQYTRWLDSQKVVR, encoded by the coding sequence ATGTATCTTAAGAAAACACTTTGGGCTGTGGCCATATTAGGATTGTTGATTTGTGGTTTTGTTGCCTTTCAGATTTACAATGCCATTTTTTCGCCCAATACCCAATTCAATAATGAGCAGGCTTTTGTTTTTATCCCTTCGGATGCTTCATTTTCTGAGGTAAAAAAGATTGTAGAACCACTGTTGAAAGATGTGGGGACTTTTGAAGCGGTAGCGGAGCGTAAAGGATATGTAACGAATATCAGAGCTGGAAAATTCCCTATTAAAAAAGGAATGAACAATAATGATATTATAAACTCCCTACGTAGTAAGAATACACCTGTCAGAGTCTCCTTCAACAATCAGGAATCCTTACAATCATTGGCAGGTAGAATTTCCGAACAGATTGAAGCAGATAGCCTTTCACTTCTTAATGCTGTTAATGATGATGAGTTTTTAAAGCAATCTGGGTTTAACAAAGACACGAAACTGGGCATGTACCTACCCAACACCTATGAGTTCTTTTGGAATACCAATGCGACGGATTTTAGGGAAAGAATGTATGAGGAGTATCAAAAATATTGGACTAAGGAAAGATTGCTAAAAGCAGAGAAATTGAACCTGACACCAAACAAGGTAATCGCTTTGGCAGCTATTGTGCAGAAAGAAACGGTTAAGGCAGATGAGAGACCTAGGGTTGCGGGAGTGTATCTAAATAGAATCAAAAAAGGAATACTTCTGCAGGCTGACCCAACAGTGATTTATGCAATCAAAAAAGAAACGGGAAATTACGACACAATCATCAAGCGTGTTTTATACAAGGATTTGGAAATGGATTCACCCTATAATACTTATAAGTATAGCGGAATTCCTCCTGGACCGATTACTATGCCCGATATTTCATCGATTGAGGCTGTTTTAAATCCTGAAAAACACGATTATTTATTTTTTGTGGCAGATGTTTCCAACTTTGGGTACCACATGTTTGCAAAAACACTGGCGCAGCACAACCGAAATAAGGTACAATATACCCGATGGTTAGATTCCCAAAAAGTGGTCAGATAA
- a CDS encoding SAM-dependent methyltransferase — translation MEETKPGLVLGKVYLIPTTLGDNAPLEVLPISVKRTIENIDHYIVENEKTARRFIKKVSPSKAQPSLHIETLNKYTDPAVIPAYLEPCISGQDIGVLSEAGCPGIADPGAEVARIAHEKRIQVVPLVGPSSILMAMMSSGMNGQNFAFNGYLPIDATERKSKVKSLEKLSREKGQSQIFMETPYRNDKLLLELTKTLQKSTRLCIACDITLPTEFIQTKTVHEWSEITINLNKRPTIFIIQA, via the coding sequence TTTTGGGCAAAGTCTATCTTATCCCCACTACCCTCGGGGACAATGCCCCATTGGAAGTACTTCCCATATCCGTGAAAAGAACCATTGAAAATATTGACCATTACATAGTTGAGAATGAAAAAACGGCCCGGAGGTTCATAAAAAAAGTAAGCCCCAGCAAGGCACAGCCAAGTTTGCATATTGAAACATTAAATAAATACACTGACCCCGCAGTCATACCGGCCTATTTGGAGCCTTGTATAAGTGGTCAAGATATTGGCGTTTTATCGGAAGCTGGATGCCCAGGAATAGCTGACCCAGGAGCCGAGGTGGCAAGAATTGCACATGAAAAACGAATACAGGTGGTTCCGCTTGTTGGTCCATCCTCTATCCTTATGGCAATGATGTCTAGCGGTATGAACGGGCAGAACTTTGCCTTTAATGGGTATTTGCCGATAGATGCCACTGAACGCAAGAGCAAAGTGAAAAGTTTAGAGAAACTTTCACGAGAGAAAGGACAATCACAAATATTCATGGAAACCCCATATAGGAATGATAAGCTCTTGTTAGAATTAACCAAAACGCTTCAAAAAAGCACTCGGCTGTGTATTGCCTGTGACATTACTTTGCCAACAGAGTTCATTCAAACCAAAACGGTTCATGAATGGAGTGAGATAACTATTAACCTTAACAAAAGGCCTACTATTTTTATCATTCAGGCATAA